The genomic interval TTCCTTTTTTACTTCCAACGGAACATTATCCTCCATTTTTGCAGCTGGTGTACCTTCACGAGGTGAATAGATAAACGTATAGGCGCTATCAAATTCTACTTCACGATACAATGATAAAGTTTCTTCAAATTGCTCTTCTGTTTCATTCGGGAAGCCGACAATAATATCAGTTGTTAATGATGCGTTAGGCATTGCTTCTTTAATTTTACGTACTAATTCTAAATAATGTTCACGAGTATATTTTCGTGCCATAATTTTGAGAACATCCGTACTTCCTGATTGAACTGGTAAATGAATATGATCCAGAAGGTTTCCACCTTTTGCTAATACTTCGATTAAGTGATCATCAAAATCACGTGGATGACTTGTCGTGAAGCGAATTCTCGGAATATCGATTTTACGAATTTCATCCATTAAATCGCCTAATCCGTACTTCATATCTTCAAAGTCTTTACCATATGCATTTACGTTCTGACCAAGAAGGGTGATTTCTTTATATCCTTGTGCTGCTAATTGACGAACCTCATGAATAATTTCTTCTGGTCTGCGGCTTCGCTCTTTTCCGCGAGTATAAGGAACGATACAGTACGTACAGAATTTATCACACCCATACATAATGTTGACCCATCCCTTAATATTTCCTTTGCGGACTTTAGGGAGATTTTCGATAACGTCCCCTTCTTTTGACCAAACTTCAATGACCATTTCTTTTGAAAGATATGCTTCATTTAAAATGTTTGGTAATCGGTGGATATTATGCGTACCGAAAATCATGTCAACGAATGGATGAACCTTTAAGATTCGATTCACAACAGACTCTTCCTGTGACATACAGCCGCAAACACCTAATAATAAGTCAGGTCTTTCTTTTTTTAATGTTTTAAGATGGCCAAGTTCACCGAATACTTTGTTTTCCGCATTTTCACGAATTGCACATGTATTTAGTAAGATGACATTTGCATCCTCAACACCATCAGTTGGTTCATAGCCAAGTGCCATAAAAATACCCGCCATGACTTCTGTGTCATGTTCATTCATTTGACAGCCATATGTGCGAATATAAAATTTTCGACCTTCACCCATTCCTCTAAATTCCTCAGGAATTGAAAAGCCTTCGTATTTAACATCTTCTTTCCCGCGCTTTTTCGCATCTTTTAAGGAAGGTGGCATATATACTGCTTGGAAATACTGGCTGTAGTCCTTTTCGGATTTTTTGTCCGATGGATTTACTTTTTGGGAATCTAATCTTTGTTTTTCGTTCATCTATTAGTT from Metabacillus sediminilitoris carries:
- the miaB gene encoding tRNA (N6-isopentenyl adenosine(37)-C2)-methylthiotransferase MiaB, translated to MNEKQRLDSQKVNPSDKKSEKDYSQYFQAVYMPPSLKDAKKRGKEDVKYEGFSIPEEFRGMGEGRKFYIRTYGCQMNEHDTEVMAGIFMALGYEPTDGVEDANVILLNTCAIRENAENKVFGELGHLKTLKKERPDLLLGVCGCMSQEESVVNRILKVHPFVDMIFGTHNIHRLPNILNEAYLSKEMVIEVWSKEGDVIENLPKVRKGNIKGWVNIMYGCDKFCTYCIVPYTRGKERSRRPEEIIHEVRQLAAQGYKEITLLGQNVNAYGKDFEDMKYGLGDLMDEIRKIDIPRIRFTTSHPRDFDDHLIEVLAKGGNLLDHIHLPVQSGSTDVLKIMARKYTREHYLELVRKIKEAMPNASLTTDIIVGFPNETEEQFEETLSLYREVEFDSAYTFIYSPREGTPAAKMEDNVPLEVKKERLQRLNALVNETSAKKLKEYEGKIVNVLVEGESKKNPDVLSGYTEKSKLVNFRAPKSAIGQIVKVKITKAKTWTLNGEMIEEAVEVK